In the Candidatus Krumholzibacteriia bacterium genome, TGTGGCGGGCCTCGTAGAGGTCGACGGCCAGGTCGGGTTCGGCCGGGAGGGTGCGGCCGAACTCCCGACGCGTCGGCGCGGGCGTCGGTTCGGTCGACACCGGCAGGCCATCGTCGATCCACGACTGCAGGCCACCGTCGAGGATGCGGACGTCGCGCACGCCGGCCCACAACAGGATCCAGGCACAGCGGAAGGCGGCGATGTGACCCGCACTGCTGCCCGGGAAGGGATCCTCGGGTCGCGGGTGGGAACAGCGACCGTAGAGCACGACGGTGGTGTCGGCCGTGATGCCCAGGTCGGCCAACACCGCGGCCACCTCGTCGGGGGAACGACGGTTCCACGTCTCGGTCGATTCCAGGGAGTTGGTGTCGACCGGGAGTGCACCCGGCACGTGTCCGAGCACGTAGTCGTCGGGGTTGCGGTAGTGGGTGTGCAACAGGGCCATCTGCCCGTCGTCGGCGCCGATCGATCCTTCTTCGATCCGATCGGACAGCCATGCCGGCGGGACGAGATGGTTCCACCGTGCCAGGCGGTCCATGGGGAGCGACGCGTCGGCGCTCCATTCGTCGACGAAGTGCGGGTAGACCGCGACGTCGTTCCAACCCGACCCCCGGAACCGGTGCGCCGCACGCTCGGCCTCGTCGTCGTAGCCGTACAGGACCACGCGGTGTTCCGGCCGGATTCGCTTCGACCGTACGACCTCGATCCAGTCGAGGTAGTCGCACCACTTGGCCGGCAGGCTGCGCGCTCCGGTCACGTGTCCTCCGCGGGATTCGCCGCGCAGGGGCCAGCCGTTGTAGGCGTCGGACGGCCGGGCGTCGACGACGACGGCATCGCCGTCGTGGACCAGCCGTGCGAGGTCATGGGTTCCGATCGACGGGAGTGCGGACGAGTGCATCGTTCTTCCTTCGACGGTGGGAGGACGTGATCGGACCACAACCTGACGACGGCCCGAAAGGATGGCCGTGGTGAACTCGCACCATCGGAGTCCTCACGCTTCCGCCTGAAGTGGTGCGGAGCCGCCCCATGTCCGGCTGCGCGTGCCCCGGCCCTCCGGTGGGGCGCGGCCCCACGCCAGCCCTGTGTCTCGGCCCATGGTCCTCGGCCGCCCGCTCGCGGAAAGTGTCGCGCATCCCCCCCGCGTCCAGGACTCCGGAACGGTCACGCCCATGCCCCATTGGCCCCTGATCCTGCACACGATCGCCGTCGCGGCGCTGGTCGCCGTCATGATCGGGCTGTCGCACGTCCTCGGGGAACGGCATCGCGACGGTGCCACCGACACGCCCTACGAATCGGGGATCGTTCCCACCCGTGACGCGCCGCCGCGTTACACGGCGCAGTTCTACCTCGTGGCCGCCTTCTTCGTGATCTTCGATCTCGAGTTGGTCTTCCTGTTCTCGTGGGCGCTCGTCGCCCGCGAAGCCGGAATGGTGGCCTTCGTCGAGATCTTGGTCTTCGTCGCGGTCCTGCTGGTCGCGCTTGCGTGGGCCTGGCGCATCGGGGCCCTGGACTGGGCGCCGCGTGCCCGTGAGCGGAGCGTGTCGAGGAGGTCGTCGCGTTGAGGTGGTGGATCACCCGGCCCGATCCGCCCGCGCCCGCATCGGGCGAGGTCC is a window encoding:
- the ndhC gene encoding NADH-quinone oxidoreductase subunit A; translation: MPHWPLILHTIAVAALVAVMIGLSHVLGERHRDGATDTPYESGIVPTRDAPPRYTAQFYLVAAFFVIFDLELVFLFSWALVAREAGMVAFVEILVFVAVLLVALAWAWRIGALDWAPRARERSVSRRSSR
- a CDS encoding rhodanese-like domain-containing protein translates to MHSSALPSIGTHDLARLVHDGDAVVVDARPSDAYNGWPLRGESRGGHVTGARSLPAKWCDYLDWIEVVRSKRIRPEHRVVLYGYDDEAERAAHRFRGSGWNDVAVYPHFVDEWSADASLPMDRLARWNHLVPPAWLSDRIEEGSIGADDGQMALLHTHYRNPDDYVLGHVPGALPVDTNSLESTETWNRRSPDEVAAVLADLGITADTTVVLYGRCSHPRPEDPFPGSSAGHIAAFRCAWILLWAGVRDVRILDGGLQSWIDDGLPVSTEPTPAPTRREFGRTLPAEPDLAVDLYEARHMLASDTADLVCVRSEPEYRGEVSGYDYIERRGRIPGAVFGHCGSDAYHMENYRNLDHTTREFHEVSAAWTAAGLAPGRRTAFYCGTGWRGSEAFFNAWFQGWPDVAVFDGGWFEWSNDPSNPVEVGSLQPPLNRLR